In Isoptericola jiangsuensis, the following proteins share a genomic window:
- a CDS encoding ABC transporter substrate-binding protein, with protein sequence MRKNRLTLMAASAAVVTLLATACSGGTSEGGTTGTESEPAQTGAVLTVGMPNGTQTENQSPFATGSAALSLGYAFVIYEPLMMVNDAKPSEDPKPWLADSIEWNDDYTQAVITPHEGITWSDGEAFDAEDVAFSIQLRQDFEGLNTSALPIESVDSDGSTVTVTFGAPQFVNQAKLADMLIVPEHLWKDVDDPTTFTNTEPVGTGPYVLDSWTPQAATLTARDDYWGGDLSVPEIRYSSYNDNNALTTALTTGEAQWGWTFIADYENVYIAADPEHYHQYAAAGLGIDALFLNNKEKPFDDVAFRQALNMAIDRENITSVATSGVNPALTSVTGLPMPAGEDFVAADLAGQEYAADVEAAKQVLTDAGYTGVGEKLVDPDGEPVTFELTNPAGWNDYLTALDLIKNAAEQLGAEATVQPANADGWFADIIPPGNFDATLHWTDGGATPWDLYSDIMDGAQYKPLGEPATWNFGRYENDEVTEALKTYASTTDDAERTAALATIQQRFAEDVPAIALWARPATAQYSTQNYVGWPSEEDPYNQPQPTGSQALQILLNLTPATD encoded by the coding sequence ATGAGGAAGAACAGGCTCACCCTGATGGCGGCGTCCGCCGCCGTCGTGACCCTGCTGGCCACCGCCTGCAGCGGTGGCACGTCCGAGGGCGGCACCACCGGCACCGAGAGCGAGCCGGCGCAGACCGGCGCCGTGCTCACCGTCGGCATGCCCAACGGCACCCAGACGGAGAACCAGTCGCCGTTCGCCACCGGCTCCGCCGCGCTATCGCTCGGCTACGCGTTCGTCATCTACGAGCCGCTCATGATGGTCAACGACGCCAAGCCGTCGGAGGACCCGAAGCCGTGGCTCGCCGACTCCATCGAGTGGAACGACGACTACACGCAGGCCGTCATCACCCCGCACGAGGGCATCACCTGGTCCGACGGCGAGGCTTTCGACGCCGAGGACGTCGCGTTCTCGATCCAGCTCCGCCAGGACTTCGAGGGCCTCAACACGTCGGCGCTGCCGATCGAGTCCGTCGACTCCGACGGCTCGACCGTCACCGTGACGTTCGGCGCCCCGCAGTTCGTCAACCAGGCGAAGCTCGCGGACATGCTGATCGTCCCGGAGCACCTGTGGAAGGACGTCGACGACCCGACGACGTTCACCAACACCGAGCCCGTCGGCACCGGCCCGTACGTCCTCGACTCGTGGACGCCGCAGGCCGCCACCCTCACGGCGCGCGACGACTACTGGGGCGGCGACCTGTCGGTCCCGGAGATCCGCTACTCGTCGTACAACGACAACAACGCGCTCACCACGGCCCTCACCACGGGTGAGGCGCAGTGGGGCTGGACGTTCATCGCGGACTACGAGAACGTCTACATCGCGGCCGACCCGGAGCACTACCACCAGTACGCCGCCGCCGGTCTCGGCATCGACGCGCTCTTCCTCAACAACAAGGAGAAGCCGTTCGACGACGTCGCGTTCCGCCAGGCGCTCAACATGGCGATCGACCGGGAGAACATCACCAGCGTCGCCACGTCGGGCGTCAACCCGGCCCTGACCAGCGTGACCGGTCTGCCGATGCCCGCCGGCGAGGACTTCGTCGCCGCGGACCTCGCCGGCCAGGAGTACGCCGCCGACGTCGAGGCCGCGAAGCAGGTCCTCACCGACGCCGGCTACACCGGGGTGGGGGAGAAGCTGGTCGACCCCGACGGCGAGCCCGTGACGTTCGAGCTGACCAACCCCGCCGGGTGGAACGACTACCTGACGGCGCTCGACCTCATCAAGAACGCCGCCGAGCAGCTCGGCGCGGAGGCCACCGTCCAGCCGGCGAACGCCGACGGCTGGTTCGCGGACATCATCCCGCCGGGGAACTTCGACGCCACCCTGCACTGGACCGACGGTGGCGCGACGCCGTGGGACCTCTACTCCGACATCATGGACGGCGCGCAGTACAAGCCGCTGGGTGAGCCCGCGACCTGGAACTTCGGCCGCTACGAGAACGACGAGGTCACCGAGGCGCTGAAGACCTACGCCTCCACCACCGACGACGCGGAGCGGACCGCGGCCCTGGCCACGATCCAGCAGCGCTTCGCCGAGGACGTCCCGGCCATCGCGCTGTGGGCCCGCCCCGCCACGGCCCAGTACTCCACGCAGAACTACGTGGGCTGGCCGTCCGAGGAGGACCCGTACAACCAGCCGCAGCCGACGGGTTCGCAGGCCCTGCAGATCCTGCTCAACCTCACGCCGGCCACGGACTGA
- a CDS encoding ABC transporter ATP-binding protein, with product MSSPTAGPTAPAPPQDAPPVLRTVGLTKHFPVRGSRGAVVHAVDGVDLELRRGEVVALVGESGSGKSTVARLVAQLLPRTGGTLELHGQDATATRRRAFRRYVRQVQMIFQDPFGSLNPVHTVRYHLTRAVRVQQGPLRGDALEQAVHGLLERVHLTPTVRYVDKFPHELSGGQRQRVAIARALAADPDVLLADEPISMLDVSIRLGILNLLADLRDRLHLAILYITHDIASARYFADRTAVMYAGRIVEQGDSESLTQDPKHPYTQLLISSAPDPDDLATRARGARGEAPSLVRPPTGCRFNPRCPFATELCRTETPELLDVEGRQVACWGYSDRDDRPRLGDVLDADGSRTDQGGNP from the coding sequence ATGAGCTCCCCCACCGCCGGGCCGACCGCCCCGGCGCCACCGCAGGACGCCCCGCCGGTGCTGCGCACCGTCGGCCTCACCAAGCACTTCCCGGTCCGCGGCAGCCGCGGCGCCGTGGTGCACGCCGTCGACGGCGTCGACCTCGAGCTGCGTCGCGGCGAGGTCGTGGCCCTCGTCGGCGAGTCCGGCTCCGGCAAGTCCACCGTCGCGCGGCTCGTCGCCCAGCTCCTGCCCCGCACGGGCGGGACCCTGGAGCTCCACGGCCAGGACGCGACCGCCACGCGGCGGCGCGCGTTCCGCCGCTACGTCCGCCAGGTGCAGATGATCTTCCAGGACCCGTTCGGCTCCCTGAACCCGGTCCACACGGTGCGCTACCACCTGACCCGCGCCGTGCGCGTCCAGCAGGGGCCCCTGCGCGGCGACGCCCTCGAGCAGGCGGTGCACGGGCTGCTCGAGCGCGTCCACCTCACCCCGACCGTGCGCTACGTCGACAAGTTCCCCCACGAGCTGTCCGGCGGGCAGCGTCAGCGCGTCGCCATCGCCCGCGCCCTGGCCGCCGACCCGGACGTCCTGCTGGCCGACGAGCCGATCTCCATGCTGGACGTCTCCATCCGGCTCGGGATCCTCAACCTGCTGGCGGACCTGCGCGACCGCCTCCACCTCGCGATCCTCTACATCACGCACGACATCGCGTCCGCGCGCTACTTCGCGGACCGCACCGCCGTCATGTACGCCGGGCGCATCGTGGAGCAGGGCGACAGCGAGTCCCTCACGCAGGACCCGAAGCACCCCTACACGCAGCTCCTCATCTCGTCCGCGCCCGACCCGGACGACCTGGCGACCCGCGCCCGCGGCGCCCGCGGCGAGGCGCCGAGCCTGGTCCGCCCGCCGACGGGCTGCCGCTTCAACCCCCGCTGCCCGTTCGCGACGGAGCTGTGCCGGACCGAGACGCCCGAGCTCCTCGACGTCGAGGGCCGCCAGGTCGCCTGCTGGGGCTACTCCGACCGCGACGACCGCCCCCGCCTCGGCGACGTCCTCGACGCCGACGGCAGCCGCACCGACCAGGGAGGGAACCCGTGA
- a CDS encoding ABC transporter permease has product MRFAVRRAVFYLITAWAAVTINFLIPRMMPGDPVTALMGRMQGRIDSSAEESIRVLFGLDTTASIWEQYVDYWGLLLHGDLGLSFTFYPTPVVDIVRQALPWTIGLVGVATIIAFTLGTAIGTAIGWRRGTWADALLPVTTFFSAVPYFWLGLIAITVFSVTLGWFPSSGSYDRGLVPEWSWEFIGSVVYYGTLPALTVVLSSVAGWILGMRNMMVTVSSEDYVTVAHAKGLPERAVTVGYAARNAILPQVSSFALSLGFVVGGTLIMEMVFSYQGIGYTLFQAVNTQDYPLMQGCFLVITLSVLVANIIADLAYALLDPRTRQEG; this is encoded by the coding sequence GTGAGGTTCGCCGTCCGCCGCGCCGTCTTCTACCTCATCACCGCGTGGGCCGCGGTGACGATCAACTTCCTCATCCCGCGCATGATGCCCGGCGACCCGGTCACCGCCCTCATGGGCCGCATGCAGGGCCGCATCGACTCCAGCGCGGAGGAGTCCATCCGCGTGCTGTTCGGCCTCGACACCACCGCGAGCATCTGGGAGCAGTACGTCGACTACTGGGGCCTGCTGCTGCACGGCGACCTCGGCCTGTCGTTCACGTTCTACCCGACGCCGGTGGTCGACATCGTCCGCCAGGCGCTGCCCTGGACCATCGGGCTCGTGGGCGTCGCGACGATCATCGCGTTCACCCTCGGCACCGCGATCGGCACCGCCATCGGCTGGCGCCGCGGCACCTGGGCCGACGCCCTGCTGCCGGTCACGACGTTCTTCTCCGCCGTGCCGTACTTCTGGCTGGGCCTCATCGCCATCACCGTGTTCTCCGTGACGCTCGGCTGGTTCCCCTCCAGCGGCAGCTACGACCGCGGGCTCGTGCCCGAGTGGTCGTGGGAGTTCATCGGGTCGGTCGTCTACTACGGGACCCTCCCGGCGCTCACCGTCGTCCTGTCGTCCGTCGCGGGCTGGATCCTCGGCATGCGCAACATGATGGTGACCGTCTCCAGCGAGGACTACGTCACCGTCGCCCACGCGAAGGGCCTGCCCGAGCGGGCCGTCACCGTCGGCTACGCCGCGCGCAACGCGATCCTGCCGCAGGTGTCCAGCTTCGCGCTGTCCCTCGGGTTCGTCGTCGGCGGCACCCTCATCATGGAGATGGTCTTCTCCTACCAGGGCATCGGCTACACGCTGTTCCAGGCCGTCAACACCCAGGACTACCCGCTCATGCAGGGCTGCTTCCTGGTCATCACCCTGTCCGTGCTGGTCGCGAACATCATCGCCGACCTCGCCTACGCGCTGCTCGACCCGCGCACCCGCCAGGAGGGCTGA
- a CDS encoding ABC transporter permease: protein MAADVSLTQALPETAVQHDADNPRRRTKFLFLRNSKALTGLAILAFFAVLALIGPWIAPFDPNQVSPDLLQPPSTTHWLGTDHTGRDILSQIIVGTRGVLVVGLIAGVSATVLGVIVGVTAGFVGGAGDETLSALSNVFLVIPQLPLIIIIAGQLPTAGGVTVALVIGVTGWAWGARVLRAQTLSLRRRDFVEAARATGERTWRLVLAEVLPNLTAIIAAGFVGTVTFAVMSQVTLAFIGITPVSDWNWGTILFWAQNNLALQRGAWWWFVPAGLCIALLGMALTLVNFGIDEFVNPRLRSTGMNARTLRRRKIRPRVGFTPVVREKSSAPADAARAGRVVETKEAGRG, encoded by the coding sequence ATGGCCGCCGACGTCAGCCTCACGCAGGCGCTCCCCGAGACCGCCGTCCAGCACGACGCGGACAACCCGCGCCGCCGCACGAAGTTCCTGTTCCTGCGCAACTCCAAGGCGCTCACCGGCCTCGCGATCCTCGCGTTCTTCGCGGTCCTCGCGCTGATCGGCCCGTGGATCGCACCGTTCGACCCCAACCAGGTCTCGCCCGACCTCCTCCAGCCGCCCTCGACGACGCACTGGCTCGGCACCGACCACACCGGGCGCGACATCCTGTCCCAGATCATCGTCGGCACCCGCGGCGTGCTCGTCGTCGGCCTCATCGCGGGCGTGTCCGCGACGGTGCTGGGCGTCATCGTGGGCGTCACCGCCGGGTTCGTCGGGGGCGCCGGCGACGAGACCCTGTCCGCGCTGTCCAACGTGTTCCTCGTCATCCCGCAGCTGCCGCTCATCATCATCATCGCCGGGCAGCTCCCCACCGCGGGCGGCGTCACCGTCGCCCTCGTCATCGGCGTCACCGGCTGGGCGTGGGGCGCGCGCGTGCTGCGCGCCCAGACCCTGTCGCTGCGGCGCCGCGACTTCGTGGAGGCGGCCCGCGCCACCGGCGAGCGCACCTGGCGGCTCGTGCTCGCCGAGGTGCTGCCCAACCTCACCGCCATCATCGCGGCCGGGTTCGTCGGCACCGTCACGTTCGCCGTCATGTCGCAGGTGACCCTCGCGTTCATCGGCATCACGCCGGTGTCCGACTGGAACTGGGGCACCATCCTGTTCTGGGCGCAGAACAACCTCGCCCTGCAGCGCGGCGCCTGGTGGTGGTTCGTCCCCGCGGGGCTGTGCATCGCCCTGCTCGGCATGGCCCTGACGCTCGTCAACTTCGGGATCGACGAGTTCGTCAACCCGCGCCTGCGCAGCACCGGCATGAACGCCCGCACCCTGCGCCGCCGCAAGATCCGTCCCCGCGTCGGCTTCACGCCCGTCGTGCGGGAGAAGTCCAGCGCCCCCGCCGACGCCGCCCGCGCGGGCCGCGTCGTCGAGACGAAGGAGGCCGGCCGTGGCTGA
- a CDS encoding ABC transporter ATP-binding protein, which translates to MADQPVLEIRDLHVDYGFDDDPTHVLRGVDLTLHRGEVLGIAGESGCGKSTLAYAATRLLPPPGLITGGEVFLTDRDGTRRDILRLSDAELRSARWRDVAIVFQGAMNSLNPVYRVGRQIADAITAHRPGTRRKEAWDRAAELLELVGISADRVRDYPHQLSGGMRQRVMIAMALALEPQVLFMDEPTTALDVVMQRQILEQITELRERLGFSVVFITHDVSLLVEIADRIAIMYAGEIVEQASASDVYRRPRHPYAHGLLGSFPPLHGPRRELTGIPGSPPDLATLPPGCPFAQRCPHVMDVCRVERPVLAPTALGEPGRQVACHLHDQPGHLPVTLAG; encoded by the coding sequence GTGGCTGACCAGCCCGTGCTCGAGATCCGCGACCTGCACGTCGACTACGGGTTCGACGACGACCCCACCCACGTCCTGCGGGGCGTCGACCTCACGCTGCACCGCGGCGAGGTCCTCGGCATCGCCGGGGAGTCCGGGTGCGGCAAGTCCACGCTCGCGTACGCCGCGACGCGGCTGCTCCCGCCGCCGGGGCTCATCACCGGCGGGGAGGTGTTCCTCACCGACCGGGACGGGACGCGTCGCGACATCCTGCGGCTGTCCGACGCCGAGCTGCGGTCCGCCCGCTGGCGCGACGTCGCCATCGTGTTCCAGGGCGCGATGAACTCCCTCAACCCGGTGTACCGGGTCGGCCGGCAGATCGCCGACGCGATCACGGCCCACCGGCCCGGCACCCGCCGCAAGGAGGCGTGGGACCGTGCCGCCGAGCTGCTGGAGCTCGTGGGCATCTCCGCCGACCGCGTCCGCGACTACCCGCACCAGCTCTCCGGCGGCATGCGCCAGCGCGTCATGATCGCGATGGCGCTCGCCCTGGAGCCGCAGGTGCTGTTCATGGACGAGCCCACCACCGCGCTCGACGTCGTCATGCAGCGGCAGATCCTCGAGCAGATCACCGAGCTGCGCGAACGCCTCGGGTTCTCGGTGGTGTTCATCACCCACGACGTGTCCCTGCTGGTGGAGATCGCCGACCGGATCGCCATCATGTACGCCGGCGAGATCGTCGAGCAGGCGTCCGCGAGCGACGTCTACCGCCGTCCCCGGCACCCCTACGCGCACGGGCTGCTCGGGTCGTTCCCCCCGCTGCACGGCCCGCGGCGCGAGCTCACCGGCATCCCCGGCAGCCCGCCCGACCTCGCGACGCTCCCGCCCGGCTGCCCGTTCGCGCAGCGCTGCCCCCACGTCATGGACGTGTGCCGCGTCGAGCGACCCGTCCTCGCCCCGACGGCGCTTGGCGAGCCCGGCCGCCAGGTGGCCTGCCACCTGCACGACCAGCCGGGACACCTGCCCGTGACCCTCGCGGGCTGA
- a CDS encoding phosphatase PAP2 family protein, protein MNVDTRQQPAAVPPTVPLAGPSPAPQHAAARPQRPAPRVRTVPRVVAAVVALVAAVGVAVTYRLFVTTTLGQHVDELAREGAVHGQDDLWRVAEPVLDVVSVSFVVLGVGAAMAVALVRRRWVLALQVAVLVGGANLTTQVLKHYVLDRPDLLEGWNGSNSLPSGHTTIAASVSVALLLATPRSWRAVVAVAGGAYTAATGVSTLVGQWHRPSDVVAAVLVVLAWGALVCALTPASSLDVAPRRRRLPSGESRPHAFATPGSSVVACLMLLGAAVAGTLSAAATLRLVRADTVGVSPDIGAYATGALAVLAVTAAAFGVLLLLRQATARPRD, encoded by the coding sequence GTGAACGTCGACACCCGCCAGCAGCCCGCTGCCGTGCCGCCGACGGTCCCGCTCGCCGGGCCGTCGCCGGCCCCGCAGCACGCCGCGGCGCGCCCGCAGCGTCCCGCCCCCCGGGTGCGGACCGTCCCGCGGGTCGTCGCCGCCGTCGTCGCCCTCGTCGCCGCCGTGGGCGTCGCGGTCACCTACCGGCTGTTCGTGACGACGACCCTCGGCCAGCACGTCGACGAGCTGGCCCGCGAGGGCGCCGTGCACGGCCAGGACGACCTGTGGCGCGTCGCCGAGCCCGTGCTCGACGTGGTGTCCGTGTCGTTCGTCGTCCTCGGTGTCGGTGCCGCCATGGCGGTCGCGCTCGTGCGCCGCCGCTGGGTCCTCGCGCTCCAGGTGGCGGTCCTCGTCGGCGGCGCGAACCTCACCACCCAGGTGCTCAAGCACTACGTCCTCGACCGGCCCGACCTGCTGGAGGGCTGGAACGGGTCGAACAGCCTCCCCAGCGGGCACACCACCATCGCCGCGTCCGTGTCGGTGGCGCTGCTCCTGGCCACGCCCCGCTCCTGGCGGGCCGTCGTGGCGGTCGCCGGCGGCGCGTACACCGCCGCCACCGGCGTCTCGACGCTGGTGGGCCAGTGGCACCGGCCCTCCGACGTCGTCGCCGCCGTCCTCGTCGTCCTCGCCTGGGGCGCGCTGGTGTGCGCGCTGACGCCCGCCAGCTCGCTCGACGTCGCCCCCCGCCGTCGCCGCCTGCCGTCGGGCGAGTCGCGCCCCCACGCGTTCGCCACCCCCGGGTCGTCCGTCGTCGCGTGCCTGATGCTCCTCGGCGCCGCCGTCGCCGGCACGCTGTCCGCCGCCGCGACCCTCCGCCTCGTGCGCGCCGACACCGTCGGCGTCTCGCCGGACATCGGCGCCTACGCCACCGGCGCGCTCGCCGTCCTGGCGGTCACCGCTGCGGCGTTCGGCGTCCTCCTCCTGCTGCGCCAGGCCACCGCCCGCCCGCGCGACTGA
- a CDS encoding RNA polymerase sigma factor yields MTGSPPEGHGRDAARLDDLWREHAVRVQAYALRHTDPDIAQDVLAEVFLVAWRRIAEVPDPALPWLLVVARNVVRNAERARRRRERLTEVLVRLETATGPAPDVVAADRDAMLRSLAELTATEREAMLLVAWDGLDPADAARVAGCARAAFHVRLHRARRRLAAAEQRAWSPSPADDDPVPAPGSPPRPATTDRRTTSTLTSSDPTGRQA; encoded by the coding sequence GTGACAGGTTCCCCACCGGAGGGCCACGGCCGCGACGCGGCACGCCTCGACGACCTCTGGCGCGAGCACGCCGTGCGCGTCCAGGCCTACGCCCTGCGCCACACCGACCCCGACATCGCCCAGGACGTCCTCGCCGAGGTCTTCCTCGTGGCCTGGCGGCGGATCGCCGAGGTCCCCGACCCGGCCCTGCCGTGGCTGCTCGTCGTCGCGCGCAACGTGGTCCGCAACGCGGAGCGTGCCCGACGCCGCCGGGAGCGTCTCACGGAGGTCCTCGTTCGGCTCGAGACGGCCACCGGCCCGGCCCCCGACGTCGTCGCCGCGGACCGCGACGCGATGCTCCGCTCGCTCGCCGAGCTCACCGCGACCGAACGGGAGGCGATGCTGCTGGTCGCGTGGGACGGCCTCGACCCCGCGGACGCCGCACGGGTCGCCGGATGCGCGCGCGCCGCGTTCCACGTCCGCCTGCACCGCGCACGACGGCGGCTCGCCGCCGCGGAGCAGCGCGCCTGGTCCCCTTCCCCGGCCGACGACGACCCCGTCCCCGCGCCCGGGTCGCCCCCGCGGCCGGCGACGACCGACCGCCGGACGACCTCCACCCTGACGAGCAGCGATCCCACCGGGAGGCAGGCATGA